A single window of Nicotiana tomentosiformis chromosome 1, ASM39032v3, whole genome shotgun sequence DNA harbors:
- the LOC104093897 gene encoding DNA replication licensing factor MCM7, whose amino-acid sequence MDFDYNRDKDLAKDFLSNFADSNGEAKYLNILQDVANRKIKAIEIELEDLADYKDLDEEFLRRIAENTRRYIEILASAIDELMPEPTEAIPDDDHDILMTQRSEEGTENTDGSDPKQKMPPEIKRFYEVYVKASPKGRPFTIREVKASYIGQLVRTSGIVTRCSDVKPLMQVAVYTCEECGFEIYQEVTARVFMPLFECPSKRCDVNKAKGNLILQLRASKFLKFQEAKIQELAEHVPKGHIPRTMTVHFRGELTRKVSPGDVVEMSGIFLPMPYTGFRAMRAGLIADTYLEAMSVTHFKKKYEDYELRGDEEEQIARLAEDGDIYNKLSRSLAPEIFGHEDIKKALLLLLVGAPHRKLKDGMKIRGDLHICLMGDPGVAKSQLLKHIINVAPRGVYTTGKGSSGVGLTAAVQKDPVTNEMVLEGGALVLADMGICAIDEFDKMDESDRTAIHEVMEQQTVSIAKAGITTSLNARTAVLAAANPAWGRYDMRRTPAENINLPPALLSRFDLLWLILDRADMDADLEMARHIVYVHQNRESPALGFTPLEPSVLRAYISAARRLSPSCPEELGDYIAGAYSSIRQEEAKSNTPHSYTTVRTLLSILRISAALARLRFSEKVAQSDVDEALRLMQMSKFSLYSEDRQKSGLDAISDIYSILRDEAARMNRLELSYSQALNWISRKGYTEAQLKECLEEYAALNVWQIHPDSFNIRFIDA is encoded by the exons ATGGACTTTGACTACAACCGCGACAAAG ATCTGGCGAAAGATTTTCTGTCAAACTTTGCTGATTCTAATGGTGAAGCCAAATACTTGAACATTCTG CAAGATGTTGCTAATCGtaaaatcaaagctattgagATTGAGCTCGAAGACTTGGCTGAT TACAAGGATTTGGATGAAGAGTTTCTTCGTAGAATCGCTGAGAACACTCGACGATATATTGAAATATTAGCAAGTGCCATTGATGAGCTCATGCCAGAGCCAACGGAGGCCATTCCAGACGATGATCATGATATTTTGATGACCCAGCGATCAGAGGAAGGAACTGAGAACACAGATGGTTCTGATCCAAAACAAAAGATGCCCCCTGAGATCAAGCGATTCTA TGAAGTGTACGTCAAAGCATCTCCAAAAGGTCGGCCATTTACAATTCGGGAAGTCAAGGCTTCATATATTGGACAGCTTGTCAGGACATCTGGTATTGTGACACGCTGTTCAGATGTCAAGCCGCTGATGCAGGTGGCTGTATATACATGTGAAGAATGTGGTTTTGAAATCTATCAG GAAGTAACTGCTAGAGTATTCATGCCTCTGTTTGAGTGCCCATCCAAACGCTGTGACGTAAATAAAGCAAAAGGGAACCTCATCCTTCAACTTAGGGCATCAAAGTTTTTGAAGTTTCAAGAG GCCAAAATTCAAGAGTTGGCTGAACATGTCCCCAAAGGTCACATTCCCAGAACAATGACTGTGCATTTCAGAGGAGAACTTACAAGGAAG GTATCTCCTGGTGATGTTGTGGAAATGTCAGGCATTTTTCTGCCTATGCCTTACACTGGATTTAGAGCTATGCGAGCTGGCTTAATTGCAGATACTTACTTGGAAGCGATGTCTGTTACCCACTTCAAGAAAAAATATGAAGA TTATGAACTTAGAGGAGATGAGGAAGAGCAGATTGCACGGTTAGCTGAGGATGGGGATATATATAACAAGTTGTCTCGTTCCTTGGCTCCAGAAATTTTTGGGCATGAGGATATTAAGAaagctcttcttcttcttctagtaGGTGCTCCTCATCGGAAGTTGAAGGATGGTATGAAG ATCAGAGGAGATTTGCATATATGTTTGATGGGTGATCCTGGGGTAGCAAAAAGTCAGCTTCTCAAACACATAATCAATGTTGCACCAAGAGGTGTCTACACAACTGGTAAGGGAAGTAGTGGAGTTGGTCTAACTGCTGCTGTTCAGAAAGATCCAGTAACTAATGAGATGGTTCTTGAAGGCGGAGCACTG GTATTGGCAGATATGGGTATATGTGCTATTGATGAATTCGACAAGATGGATGAGTCTGATAGAACAGCTATTCACGAAGTAATGGAGCAACAGACTGTTAGCATTGCAAAGGCTGGGATCACTACATCTCTGAATGCAAGGACTGCAGTGCTTGCTGCTGCTAATCCTGCCTG GGGAAGATATGATATGAGAAGGACGCCAGCTGAAAATATTAATCTTCCTCCAGCTCTTCTATCAAGGTTTGATCTTTTATGGCTAATCTTAGATCGAGCAGATATGGATGCCGATCTTGAAATGGCTAGACACATTGTTTATGTGCATCAGAACAGAGAATCTCCTGCTCTCGGGTTCACTCCACTTGAACCATCTGTGCTTCG GGCTTATATTTCAGCTGCTAGGAGGTTGTCTCCCTCTTGCCCAGAGGAGCTAGGGGATTATATTGCTGGTGCATATTCTAGTATTAGGCAAGAAGAAGCAAAATCCAACACTCCTCACTCTTATACAACGGTCAGAACACTGCTAAGCATCCTGAGGATATCAGCT GCACTAGCTAGACTACGTTTCTCAGAAAAAGTTGCTCAAAGTGATGTGGATGAGGCGCTTCGGCTAATGCAGATGTCGAAGTTCTCCTTGTATTCAGAAGATAGGCAAAAATCTGGTCTGGATGCAATATCTGACATTTATTCAATTTTGCGTGATGAGGCTGCTAGGATGAACAGGCTGGAACTAAGCTACTCCCAGGCTCTGAACTGGATTTCCAGAAAG GGATACACTGAAGCTCAACTAAAGGAATGTTTGGAAGAATATGCAGCCTTAAATGTGTGGCAGATTCACCCCGATAGCTTTAATATCAGATTCAT TGATGCATGA